DNA sequence from the Vicia villosa cultivar HV-30 ecotype Madison, WI linkage group LG3, Vvil1.0, whole genome shotgun sequence genome:
CCTCCATTCTGCTCTGGTGCTATCTAGAAAAGTACCTAGTTCTGGGAAAGGCATCAATGTAAGCCactaaaaaaattaagaaatctAACCATGGCTAAAAAATGGGACACCTTAAACTATATTCAATTTTGTGTATGTAGGCATTGGTAAATCTTGTGGCTAATTTACATTACTCATTGAAACCTATCTACTTGATTGTGCAGGATGCATGTAGATATTTTCTCTATGAGAGTGGATTCGCCCTGTTCGTTGCGTTTTTAATCAATGTTGCAATGATTTCTGTGTCGGGCACAGTTTGCTCCGCCAATGACCTTTCTAGCGACAATGTTGAACACTGCAATGATCTTACCCTTAATTCCGCTTCTTTTCTTCTCAAGGTTTCTAATTTAATTCACTAATAGTGTATAATAAGTTGCTATAGTCAAAACATGATATTTACGTCTAATCCTAACTAATTTTGACGTCCATTAAACTTACCTAGAATGTGTTGGGACGATCGAGCTCAACCATTTATGCCATAGCACTGCTTGCCTCAGGACAAAGTTCTACCATTACAGGAACCTACGCTGGGCAGTACATTATGCAGGTAATTTAGAAGTATCTTAAAAGTATTTAATAAAAGGTGTTTTCATGAAGGATCTATTGAATTTAGATTGTTGTTTGGTTGGTTTTGTAGGGTTTTTTGAACATAAGGATGAAAAGGTGGAAAAGGAATTTGATGACTAGGTGCATTGCCATAGGCCCTAGTCTTGTTGTTGCCATCGTTGGCGGTTCTTCTGGCTCTAGTCGGCTTATCATCATCGCATCGGTTTGTAAACTCTAGATTTTGTCATTCTTTGCTTCATTAATACATTTACAGAAGCTGCATTCAATTTAAGTACAAGCCACTGATTAAAAATTGTTTTGCAGATGATACTTTCTTTTGAACTTCCATTTGCTTTAATTCCGCTCCTTAAATTTAGCAGTAGCAGTACCAAGATGGGACTTCACAAGAATTCAATGATTGTAAGTTGTCCTTTCCATCCTCTTTATGTATTCTAAGAAAATATTTGAGAAATTCATAGTTAAAGATTGACAAATTATGATACAATCTATACGCAGATCATAACTATCTCATGGATATTAGGCGCTGGGATCATTGGTATCAATATTTACTACCTCAGTACTGCCTTTGTGAAGTGGCTAATTCATAGTAATCTACCAAAGGTGGCAAATGTGTTCATTGGTATTATAGTGTTTCCTCTAATGGCAATTTATATTGTCTCGGTTATCTACCTTACCTTCAGAAAAGACACCGTTCAGATAGTTATGGAGACGAAGAATGATACAGCAATGCAAAACCAAATAGAAAAGGGAGTTTTGGATCATGATCAGTTAGAATTGAGCCATGTTCCCTATAGAGAAGACTTAGCTGATATCCCACTTCcgcaataaagaactaaatgcATTTCACACCAAGAAGAGATATTGTATGAAAACTAGAAAAGTGTAGTGAACAGTGACTGTTTGATGATTACTAGTTCTCAAATTGATATTGAAAAAGATAAGTTGAAATGATCTTACAGTTATTAGTGTTATTTGAGTAATAGCTCCTCTATTAGTTGAAACTAGATTCTGCATCTTAGTTTCTTTATTCTTCCTCATCTACCTAATACTTATATTAGACAAAAAGGTCTCATAATTATAAACTAGAAGTTAACACAAAAATTTTGGACTCAATTTAGTGAAGGTTTTATCATGCAGAATTCAAAAGAATAGAAAAACATGACAGAAAGCAGAACTAAAGCTCTACTGTTACCTTCTTGTACTTTCCGCTGTACTTTCCGCAAGAACAATAACTTGATGTTAAAATGCTTAGTTCTTCCATGAAATGTACATTGTGAAGAAATTTTGTGAGTTTGTACTGTGATTCTAATTAGCCACATAAGATGGTTCTTATGTCTAATACCTTGATCTGGTCTAACCCGAGGCTATTAAGAGCATGGCACAAAGCAATCCCTTCAAAAGTATGTGTATTAGTGTGGAAGCTTAAGCATAATAAGTTGGCCAGAAAAGACAACTTATATCAAAGAGATGTCCTGGAAAATAATCACGTTGGTTGTGTGAGTGAGCGTGGAGGGGAAGAAACGACGACTCGCTTATTCTATGAATGTTTGGTATTCTCAAGAGTTTTGTATGAGATTTGTCGTCAGACATGGCATGATCACACCATTTCAGATAGACATTTTGACGCATTTTGATCAATTTGAAAAATTATTCGGCAAAGGCAGATCCCTGACAAAGTGGATGAGTGTTATGTTTGTATAGTTATTGCAGAAAATATTATACTTGTAGTATTAGAAGTGACTTatatatttgttctatttttctGCTTAATGTTATAATTATATTGTTCTATTGTTGCTTGCAGTTAAAGAACATATATGCCAAACTGCACCATAGAAGACATGACTACTATAAACATGCACTTTACATGCCGgtgttgtaatttttttttttttgtgtaagcaagatggtATTAATAGGAGAACTATAAACATGCACTTTACATGCCGGTGttgtaattatatttatatatatgtgagtatatttttctttttacacatTAATAATTCAAGGACAATTTTATGGCTTAAGCCATGCCAATAATCATCACCCAAGCTAATTATATattatagttttgttttcatatttACTAATCAACAAAGCTTTCCGAAATAGTTGGATTGATGTGTCACataattataaaaacaacaaCCACTTTGCCATATGGACCGATTTATCCctgtgtttttgtttttgaaaatgacTCTCAAAAACAACATTAGGATATGTTTATAAAATTAATCATGTATAAGATCTTTCAAAAACTTGCTCATATTGTGTGATCTAAAGTTCATAACAAGCTCCAATAGGACAAGGAATTGTGAGATATAAGGTGCACAACGAGCTCCAACAGAGCAAGGAGTTTGAGGCTAAACGAGTCAATTCATTAGACAATACCATCACGTCAGCCACACAGCGAGGTCAAGGAAGTCAATGCCATTCATGCATCGTTAGCcatatttatttgaaaatttgtggtgtcacatgcaagtatacatgtatGTTTTAAGTAACAAGTGATAAAACAGTAAGGATGTCGAATTCACAGGAAGTGGAAAGTAACTTAGCTTAATTTTGCAAGAATTATCTTTTGTAAATAAGCATGATCAAGATAAAAATAATGTATGACTGTCACATGTTCCATTGAGTAGCAAACAAGATGTTTAAAATGGTAATGAGTTCAATAATAGAGAGCATGTCAGGAAATGATCCATTAATataactttgtcatatatgtatgcATGATATGCTGTGACGTGTCAGGAAAGGTCAGAAACCGATCTAAAGGTGTATCTCTGCAACATCAAAATCATATATGTTAGGGTAAGGAGACAAATCTCTAAGCGTCACTTGTAACCCTAAAACATGTATGAGTTTATTGTGAAAGTCCTTTATGATTGTAGCCACTTATCTCTAAGAAGATAATCTAGTGAATATCTCCATCTTACTATTTTCAACCACTTTTATCATGAAATCCGCTTGTTGTTGGATCTCTCACAACAATaaacttgtttcttttttcaagTTGATCAATCAAAGAACCATACTAGACTTTATGCCCTCATACGCAATCCACATAATATTCTGATAGATCAGCAACACATCAACGACATGGTCATCTCTGACCTGCATATTCTCAAGGATCTTCTCATGAGAGAGCCTAGGTGTCATGACAAGGTGTGACACAATATAGAACCAAGTCATGTAACCATTCATATAAGACTTCTGACTTATTGCTAGCATACTTTCATACTCCTCTGGTACCAGATGACTCTTATAATTTGCTAGTATGTCATCaagatgtagcaacctgcctaaaaatttatagcttagagagtcgccacctattctgaagggcgaataggaaaccctacgcagtatagagatcagggtaagatactatattcaggtcgagggaaggtgttaggcaccctcttaaccctttcctatggctttgaatctaaggtcaacagttgtatggctaagagtattaaggtaaggtttatgttccgagggttaaataattaagaaaaatgaaacgggaaaaaatgagatttagagggaaggggactcgccttattgccaagtgcctacgtatctccttatggagaatcagagtcaacgtagttcggggcacaggattgtacgccttagaattgaattgaatgtggtttgaatttgttttgaaattgtttttgaaatgcgaatgttcgaaggtatttcgagttaccttatcgtagttgtgaacatcgcagtgttgaaacaccgtagtatcgtggtttagtgttttttaagagttttgggcgtacaaccctgatttgatttagcactattaaccgcaacgatcaatagattcaatcgccatagttaacagatttgaagttgtatcgttaccaattttaatcaattgatttgattattactgataacgaattaggatatatttaaatttttaataattagtttgtatcgtcacccctcgtaatcgattgattcgattaaaaagaatagcgaatttgaagttgaaaaaagaaagattaatcatcgcgactaatgagatagtcgaaaccatttaatcaaatagaaattagttattttaattaaataaatattttaagaaaattaattattgCCCATCACGACTAAtgaatttaatcggaacgaatcaaTAAGTAAGGaatttaacatttataatatatattaacttatttataaaaataaattattatataaataaatattaaatataattaactaagatatttacattaattaaaataaataagttaattagtGTTTTGATTCAGTGTGGTTGCAATTGGAGTATATggttgttaggagtaaattaatggtaaattcatgtgttaatataagtgatttcttctctaaaccaatgcaaaaatgtgatgaatccataggtttttattaagaattgaactgaataagtttagttcatgtgtaaagcaaatcgaatcacttgtgggtgttattgttgcaggttttgagctgaataagaacttaagaagaatatgaggaggaaagaaagctggaagtctcaaaggctgaagaaaaagatggaaagtgcaaagggcgcgccgcgagagttcctaggcgcgccgcgaaaatacttctgtttgagaggcgcgccgcgccagcccgttgccgcgccgcggcctcggcgttaaaagcccaaaacttctatttaaaagccctagcttccaagagaaaggaacttttggtgaagagcgaaattaggagagcaatctgaaggtgcagccacaatcatcaattgaagaccaattctctatcaagcgaagacattcctttgatgaagatgaattcttccattaatctttgtatgttcttcatgtctatggagagctaaatccctcttgttgagtctaaggtagtagttaacctatgaatatacattaccattgattaattcctgtgaacaattgtttggatttattatcaataagaaaccttgcttttaatttacatcattgttgaatctttgatcgaaagaaaggatttaacttttgccctaggttactatattgattcaattgcaatttgcagagatggaattgtaattgggttttcataattatcgttcttaattactattatcgttattgtgatttggagagatcgaatctcatatcggtaaaagttatctaatttgatttgcagacatggaatcttatttgaggataagtgaagataatgattcaaaggattgttctattgagaattaattgataattgtataggattaggttgatgaaccctaaagactcaacatctttctttaattgttaacacaaagtcctttacttgcttttattttattatttgcttttgatattattattagtataaaacaaaccaaaccaaatttcttcactcaaaataaacaactatagaacggcagtgatattaaccaatccctgtggatacgatatattacagaaaatatttacccacaaatactttcaacaaattggcgccgttgccggggattggtgtcaatattgcatgcattgcaatagttcttattttgagttaatttttatttttctctatttggttgtttcacatgtttgctagttttgcagaagattgtgtatgcgcagcaaagtttctagcgatcaacttctttttgatcccgagatcgaaaggaccgctaggaggttaaatagcaaagcacgaaaaagagcgaacatagcaaaagcaagagacaacgcaaccgcgacatcgtcacaacaacaacaacttgaaaccattgacgagtcgcaagaaggattcttctttcacgaactattcacggaggaagaaccggaagtttttatacaacctactgttggcaacatggctgctaatggtccatgtgctaatagtccaagactcaatcctcagttcgcgagaactgccgccaacgggcgaccgacagaactgaagaccggtatcatacaattgatttgtgcaagtcctttcgccggattggaccatgaagacccgtacacgcatctgactcgattctatgagttagcgggtactacgggtgtcgctcaagctgatgaggaagcattatttaagaggttgttcccacactctttgctatctaaggcaaaggattggtatctggatcaacccgaggtagtgatgacaaattggaacacattggaagaaaaatttctggaaaggttttactctcaaaaccgattcttcgaagcaaaaacagcaatagcagtattttctcaaggtagtaatgaatctttgaatgaagcatgggaaaggtataaagctatgttgagaaagtgcaaaggacacggtttttcagacgttgaccaaatccatatgttccgtaacggtctcacagctacaaacaagacacttttggacgccacagctggtggttctctcatgtccaaaacacctgaagaagctactcagataatagagcgaatggctctaaatgatcgtcaaggcaatcatgatcgaacggtaagagataagaaacccggaatgttagagttgaacaacagtgatgctctacttgctcagaacaaattgctaacttcacaagtggaacttttgacacaacaaatgtctaaattaccacaacagatcaaggagctgaactgggtatctaattcatatcaagttgctaaatgcgaattgtgcaagggagatcatcaaacaggattctgtccaccagtgcaagaagaagaagtgaactacatgaacaataaccaaggacaaaggcagaatcaatatcagaatcagccataccaacaaggttatccaccaagatataacaatcaagggtaccaacaaaggccaccgaatcaagggtatcaacaacaagcattccaaccatacactcaaccaccacaacaacagcaaggaggacaatccaagttggaggagacagtgaatcagttcattcaaacatcagtgataaatcagaagaaccaggaagctgcaattaaaaatctgcAAACTCAAGTGGGGCAAATAACACATCAGCTTACTCTACAAACACAAGGAGCCTTGCCAAACTCAACCGTGAaaaacccgcaagaccaagagaaaattaatgctgttacaacaaggagccaAAAGggtttagaatcggaaaaagagaatGAGGAGCTAGGTGACCCTATAGCGATGGAGGtcgatctggaaataagagagaacctaAAAGAGCCAGAGGTTGTAACACTACCAATGAAACcagttgaagagaaaaataagaaagatgttgaacaaGTGATTGAACCACCCCTCCTTTTACGactgacaaagaaggattcaaaagagaaagacattcGGAAGTTTacgtccttgttcaaaaagttagaagtgaatttatctttctttgaagcactggaacacgtgcctgtgtataagaaatttatgaaagaggtgtCGGTGAAAAAAAGACCACTggaaggagaaccaaaaattgcaatcgagaagtgtagtatagtcgctgcagcaagaaagatcccaattaagagaaaagaccctggggcggtggcaataccatgcactatcaagaatatatcatttaaaaaggtacttctcgactctggctctagtgtgagtttaatgcctttatccattttcaaaaagcttgaattagacaagattagtgaaagtaagtcgcaattacggttcgccgatcacactacTAAGAAATCTTATGGAAtagcggaagatgtactagtagaagttgataagtttgtttttcctgttgacttccacatcatggacattccggaagatgaagaaactccgatccttcttgggagaccctttttgtcgacaggacgctgtaattttgacattgaaaaggggacgctaacgctaaaatcatttgatgaagaagtaaccttgaagatgttaggagtcaagaAACATAGGTCAGGGgtaaatgagaaaaattcaaCTGGTACACCGGAAGGTGCACAAGAAGGCAAAAAGCTCAAAAAactccaagaaaaagtctctaacatatcttctccaatGAGACCAAAATATGAtgatgtcaaaagtcctaagagggctaaggagagtgataagaatggggaagataaagtgaagagaaaagctatccaggttttttatcttcatgagtttgtgggtatggaagtacaaagtagcgagtgttggaaaaggaaacaccctccataaaacaaggggtaatggaccgtcgagccatgcgacgttaaacgaagcactttgtgggaggtaacccacacttctaatgtt
Encoded proteins:
- the LOC131661408 gene encoding metal transporter Nramp6.1-like; the encoded protein is MEASSNHETQKSGWKKFLPYIGPGFLVSLAYLDPGNMETDLQAGANHGYELLWLVLIGLIFALIIQSLAANLGVTTGKHLSEVCKIEYPLFVKYCLWLLAEVAVIAADIPEVIGTAFALNILFSIPLWAGVLLTGCSTLLLLSLQRFGVRKLELLITLLVFVMAACFFAEMSYVNPPASGVLKGMFVPKLSGEGAVGDAIALLGALIMPHNLFLHSALVLSRKVPSSGKGINDACRYFLYESGFALFVAFLINVAMISVSGTVCSANDLSSDNVEHCNDLTLNSASFLLKNVLGRSSSTIYAIALLASGQSSTITGTYAGQYIMQGFLNIRMKRWKRNLMTRCIAIGPSLVVAIVGGSSGSSRLIIIASMILSFELPFALIPLLKFSSSSTKMGLHKNSMIIITISWILGAGIIGINIYYLSTAFVKWLIHSNLPKVANVFIGIIVFPLMAIYIVSVIYLTFRKDTVQIVMETKNDTAMQNQIEKGVLDHDQLELSHVPYREDLADIPLPQ